A stretch of Helicobacter pylori oki112 DNA encodes these proteins:
- a CDS encoding phosphoglycerate kinase, translated as MLAKMSFMQNVKSIQEVEVSHKRVLIRVDFNVPLDENLNITDDTRIRESLPTIQYCIDNKAKDIILVSHLGRPKGVEEKLSLKPFLKRLERLLNHEVVFSQNIVQLKQALNENAPTRIFLLENIRFLKGEEENDENLAKDLASLCDVFVNDAFGTSHRKHASTYGTAKFAPIKVSGFLLKKEIDSFYQAFNHPLRPLLLIVGGAKVSSKLTLLKNILDLIDKLIIAGAMSNTFLKALGYDVQDSSVEDALIKDALELLQSAKEKKVKVYLPIDAVTTDDILNPKHIKISPVQDIEPKHKIADIGPASVKLFSEVIESAPTIIWNGPLGVHEKQEFARGTTFLAHKIADTYAFSLIGGGDTIDAINRAGEKDNMSFISTGGGASLELLEGKILPCFEVLDKRH; from the coding sequence ATGTTAGCTAAAATGTCGTTTATGCAAAATGTTAAAAGCATTCAAGAAGTGGAAGTGAGTCATAAAAGGGTGCTTATTAGAGTGGATTTTAATGTGCCTTTAGATGAAAATTTGAATATCACTGATGACACGCGCATTAGAGAGAGCTTGCCCACCATCCAATATTGTATTGACAACAAGGCTAAAGATATTATTTTAGTGAGCCACTTGGGCCGCCCTAAAGGGGTTGAAGAAAAATTGAGTTTAAAACCCTTTTTAAAACGCCTTGAAAGACTCTTAAACCATGAAGTGGTTTTTTCTCAAAATATCGTGCAACTCAAGCAAGCCCTAAACGAAAACGCGCCCACAAGGATTTTTCTTTTAGAAAATATCCGCTTTTTAAAAGGCGAAGAAGAAAATGATGAAAATCTGGCTAAAGACTTAGCGAGCTTGTGCGATGTGTTTGTGAATGACGCTTTTGGCACGAGCCACAGAAAGCATGCCAGCACTTATGGCACCGCCAAATTCGCCCCTATTAAAGTGAGCGGGTTCTTGCTCAAAAAAGAAATCGATTCGTTTTATCAAGCGTTTAACCACCCTTTACGCCCTTTATTGTTGATTGTAGGGGGGGCTAAGGTCAGCTCCAAACTCACCCTATTAAAAAACATTTTAGATCTCATTGACAAGCTCATCATTGCCGGAGCGATGAGTAACACCTTCTTAAAAGCCTTAGGTTATGATGTGCAAGATTCTTCTGTAGAAGACGCTTTGATAAAAGACGCCTTAGAGTTATTGCAAAGCGCAAAAGAAAAAAAAGTCAAAGTCTATTTACCTATAGACGCCGTAACCACTGATGATATTCTTAACCCCAAACACATCAAAATCTCACCCGTCCAAGACATTGAGCCTAAACACAAGATCGCTGATATAGGGCCTGCGAGTGTGAAATTATTTTCTGAAGTCATAGAGAGCGCGCCCACGATCATATGGAATGGCCCCTTAGGCGTGCATGAAAAACAAGAATTTGCCAGAGGCACAACCTTTTTAGCCCACAAGATCGCTGACACTTACGCTTTCTCGCTCATTGGTGGGGGCGATACCATTGATGCGATCAACCGCGCGGGCGAAAAGGATAACATGAGCTTTATTTCCACCGGTGGGGGAGCGAGTTTGGAATTATTAGAGGGCAAGATTTTACCTTGTTTTGAGGTTTTGGATAAACGCCATTAA
- the gap gene encoding type I glyceraldehyde-3-phosphate dehydrogenase, translating into MPIRIAINGTGRIGLCAIRVASQRKDVEIVAINSTAETETLLHLIRHDSVHGHFEAKLNADRTLNIGHSKNILVLSERDINKLDFSIANAEIIIECTGKFNSLEASSAHLKNSVKKVIISAPAQNTPTFVYGVNHKNYHNESVISNASCTTNASAPLLKILDEAFKVENALLTTIHSYTNDQNLLDTKHKDIRRARAAGLNLIPTSTGVSKAISLVLPHLGPKITGLAIRVPTPNVSLVDLSLSFKKSVSKASVQHALKDACKHAFKGIVSVDEERLVSSDFISSPFSAIVVDDQIMTIGEKNAKVLAWYDNEMGYSERLIDMVQYIAQN; encoded by the coding sequence ATGCCAATTAGAATCGCTATCAATGGGACTGGGCGCATCGGTTTGTGCGCTATAAGAGTCGCTAGTCAAAGAAAAGATGTAGAAATCGTTGCTATCAATTCTACCGCTGAAACAGAAACTCTTTTGCATTTGATACGCCATGACAGCGTGCATGGGCATTTTGAAGCCAAATTAAACGCTGATAGAACCCTAAATATCGGGCATAGTAAAAACATTTTAGTGTTGAGCGAGCGAGACATTAACAAGCTTGATTTTTCTATCGCTAACGCAGAAATCATCATAGAATGCACCGGGAAATTCAATTCATTAGAAGCTTCAAGCGCTCATCTTAAAAACAGCGTGAAAAAAGTCATCATCTCCGCTCCCGCGCAAAACACGCCCACCTTTGTCTATGGGGTGAATCACAAGAATTACCATAACGAAAGCGTGATTTCTAACGCTTCTTGCACGACTAACGCTAGCGCTCCTTTATTAAAAATCTTAGATGAAGCCTTTAAAGTAGAAAACGCGCTTTTAACCACCATTCACAGCTACACCAACGATCAAAACCTTTTAGACACCAAGCACAAAGACATCCGCCGCGCCAGAGCGGCCGGCCTTAACCTCATCCCCACAAGCACCGGCGTGAGCAAAGCCATTTCGCTAGTCTTACCGCATTTAGGCCCTAAGATCACAGGCCTTGCTATTAGAGTGCCTACCCCTAATGTGAGCTTAGTGGATCTGTCTTTAAGTTTTAAAAAATCCGTGAGTAAAGCGAGCGTTCAGCATGCGCTTAAAGACGCTTGTAAGCATGCTTTTAAAGGGATCGTGAGTGTTGATGAAGAAAGGCTTGTTTCAAGCGATTTTATTTCTTCGCCTTTTAGTGCGATTGTGGTTGATGATCAAATCATGACAATAGGCGAAAAAAATGCTAAAGTATTGGCATGGTATGATAATGAGATGGGTTATAGCGAGCGCTTGATAGACATGGTGCAATATATAGCGCAAAATTAA
- the ung gene encoding uracil-DNA glycosylase translates to MKLFDYAPLSLAWREFLQSEFKKPYFLEIEKRYLEALKSPKTIFPKSSNLFYALNLTPPSAVKIILLGQDPYHSTYLENQQELPVAMGLSFSVEKNAPIPPSLKNIFKELHANLGVPVPCCGDLSAWAKRGMLLLNAILSVEKNQAASHKRIGWEAFSDQILMRLFEANAPLIVVLLGKIAQKKIALIPKNKHIVITAPHPSPLSRGFLGSGVFTSIQNAHRKIYHKDFDFSL, encoded by the coding sequence ATGAAGCTTTTTGACTACGCTCCTTTAAGCTTGGCTTGGCGGGAGTTTTTACAAAGCGAATTTAAAAAGCCTTATTTTTTAGAAATAGAAAAACGCTACTTAGAAGCTCTAAAAAGCCCTAAAACCATTTTCCCTAAAAGCTCTAATCTGTTTTACGCGCTCAATCTAACGCCTCCTAGTGCGGTTAAAATCATCCTTTTAGGGCAAGATCCCTACCATTCCACCTACCTAGAAAACCAACAAGAATTGCCTGTGGCGATGGGCTTAAGCTTTAGCGTGGAAAAAAACGCCCCCATCCCCCCAAGCTTAAAAAATATTTTTAAAGAATTGCATGCGAATTTAGGCGTGCCTGTGCCTTGTTGTGGGGATTTGAGCGCGTGGGCTAAAAGGGGCATGCTGTTATTGAACGCCATTTTAAGCGTGGAAAAAAACCAAGCCGCTTCGCACAAACGCATCGGCTGGGAAGCTTTTAGCGATCAAATATTGATGCGCCTTTTTGAAGCCAACGCCCCCTTGATCGTGGTGCTATTAGGAAAGATCGCCCAAAAAAAGATCGCTCTGATCCCCAAAAACAAACACATTGTCATTACCGCTCCTCACCCTAGCCCATTATCTAGGGGGTTTTTAGGGAGTGGGGTTTTTACAAGCATCCAAAACGCCCACAGAAAGATTTACCATAAGGATTTTGATTTTAGTTTATGA
- a CDS encoding 1-acyl-sn-glycerol-3-phosphate acyltransferase, with protein MKSNKKSNRLRAIYRALVIAIGLAVIIVFNYFNRKNNNARSSRRACSCFFSLTGVNLEKIGAFDTDAKLIVLNHQSLLDIIYLEAYHPSNICWIAKKELGEIPFYGHALTDTGMILIDREDKKGIVSLLKACKEKLDQNRPLVIFPEGTRGKGGEKFLPFKQGAKIIAEKFQLKIQPMVLINSIKIFNSKPLEAYKARTRLVMLESYTPDFNSPTWYEELQERMQKEYLKHYHELNA; from the coding sequence ATGAAGTCAAATAAGAAGTCCAATCGTTTAAGAGCGATTTATAGGGCTTTAGTGATCGCTATAGGCTTAGCCGTTATCATTGTTTTCAATTATTTTAACCGCAAAAACAATAACGCCCGCTCCAGCCGTAGGGCTTGTTCGTGCTTTTTTTCCCTTACCGGGGTTAATTTAGAAAAAATAGGCGCTTTTGATACGGACGCTAAACTCATTGTCTTAAACCACCAAAGCTTACTAGACATCATTTATTTAGAAGCCTACCACCCTAGTAATATTTGCTGGATCGCTAAAAAAGAGCTAGGTGAAATCCCTTTTTATGGGCATGCCTTAACGGATACGGGAATGATTTTAATTGACAGAGAGGATAAAAAGGGGATTGTGAGTCTTTTGAAAGCGTGTAAAGAAAAACTAGATCAAAACCGCCCTTTAGTGATTTTCCCTGAAGGCACTAGAGGCAAAGGAGGAGAAAAATTCCTCCCTTTCAAGCAGGGGGCTAAAATCATCGCTGAAAAATTCCAACTCAAAATCCAGCCCATGGTGTTAATCAATTCCATTAAAATCTTTAATTCCAAGCCCCTAGAAGCCTATAAAGCCCGCACCCGTTTAGTCATGCTAGAGAGCTATACGCCTGATTTTAACTCGCCCACCTGGTATGAAGAATTACAAGAACGCATGCAAAAAGAGTATTTGAAACACTACCATGAATTAAACGCATGA
- a CDS encoding SH3 domain-containing protein — translation MGFLFEKSLMSFCTHSIKIIKVIGLILSLLVTFLVAENANEPEEIKAKVVYVKIPQLEDLENNPVYIGQIIGVTYDLLLFDAEFLEAKIKDGLDKTQIELLNKMPKWKKVEKELFRATYYYKIKGVKAIIPSLEVSAFSNKDKYIDHSIAPKVALQVTDLSKNPRYANVMAKDLQVLQYKTKDYDDKNNILVMELAFKEATWEDFHIKEAIKQGFDNASLNQIKAKEGSVFYYCVLPKTIQNLSFDYFSLSNRQFKTLSFSTIPTQDTTGIQSDLIPKNNFLVFSNVALLALCVFFLVLFFIFGRKLIFLGLGILCLGFVLYHLLFTQRSAILLAHKKIRILPTQNSTILGLSKNEMPIKILGSHDDYYKILTPHEQIGWVKKDEVK, via the coding sequence ATGGGGTTTTTATTTGAAAAATCGTTAATGAGTTTTTGCACCCACTCAATCAAAATCATTAAAGTCATTGGCTTGATTTTAAGCCTTTTGGTAACCTTTTTGGTTGCCGAGAACGCTAATGAACCAGAAGAAATCAAGGCTAAAGTGGTTTATGTGAAAATCCCCCAATTAGAAGATTTAGAAAACAACCCGGTTTATATCGGTCAAATTATAGGCGTAACTTATGATTTATTGCTGTTTGACGCTGAGTTTTTGGAAGCCAAAATCAAAGACGGGTTGGATAAAACCCAAATTGAGCTTTTAAACAAGATGCCTAAATGGAAAAAGGTGGAAAAAGAGCTTTTCAGAGCGACTTATTATTACAAGATTAAGGGCGTAAAAGCGATTATTCCGTCATTAGAAGTGAGCGCGTTTTCCAATAAAGACAAATACATCGATCATTCCATAGCCCCAAAAGTTGCTTTGCAGGTAACGGATTTGTCCAAAAACCCTCGTTATGCGAATGTTATGGCCAAAGATTTACAAGTCTTGCAATACAAAACCAAAGATTATGACGATAAAAACAATATTTTGGTGATGGAATTAGCGTTCAAAGAAGCCACTTGGGAAGATTTTCACATCAAAGAAGCGATCAAACAAGGGTTTGATAACGCCTCTTTAAACCAAATCAAGGCTAAAGAAGGGAGTGTTTTTTATTATTGCGTGTTGCCTAAAACCATTCAAAACCTTTCTTTTGATTATTTTTCGCTTTCTAATAGACAGTTTAAAACCTTATCTTTTTCAACCATTCCCACTCAAGACACTACCGGTATTCAAAGCGATCTCATCCCTAAAAACAATTTTTTAGTCTTTTCTAATGTGGCGCTGCTCGCTTTGTGCGTGTTTTTCTTGGTGCTGTTTTTCATTTTTGGGCGCAAACTCATTTTTTTAGGGCTTGGGATTTTGTGCTTAGGGTTTGTTTTGTACCACCTTTTATTCACGCAAAGATCAGCCATTTTGCTCGCTCATAAAAAAATCCGCATTCTGCCCACGCAAAATTCCACCATTTTAGGGCTTTCTAAAAATGAAATGCCGATTAAAATCTTAGGTTCGCATGATGATTATTATAAAATCCTAACGCCGCATGAACAAATAGGATGGGTCAAAAAAGATGAAGTCAAATAA
- a CDS encoding S41 family peptidase — MTKRLFKGLLAISLAVSLHGGEVKEKKPVKPVKEDPQELAAKRVEAFNRFTNVVSEIEKKYVDKVSISEIMTKAIEGLLSNLDAHSAYLNEKKFKEFQAQTEGEFGGLGITVGMRDGVLTVIAPLEGTPAYKAGVKSGDNILKINNESTLSMSIDDAINLMRGKPKTPIQITIVRKNEPKPLVFNIIRDIIKLPSVYVKKIKETPYLYVRVSGFDKNVTKSVLEGLKANPKAKGIVLDLRGNPGGLLNQAVGLSNLFIKEGVLVSQKGKNKEENLEYKANGRAPYTNLPIAVLVNGGSASASEIVAGALQDHKRAVIIGEKTFGKGSVQMLLPVNKDEAIKITTARYYLPSGRTIQAKGITPDIVIYPGKAPENENKFSLKEADLKHHLEQELKKIDDKTPNSKEADKDKKNEEEKEVTPKMINDDIQLKTAIDSLKTWSIVDEKMDEKAPKKK, encoded by the coding sequence ATGACAAAACGACTTTTTAAAGGGTTGTTAGCGATTTCTCTTGCTGTGAGTTTGCATGGTGGTGAAGTTAAGGAAAAAAAGCCGGTCAAGCCGGTTAAAGAAGATCCGCAAGAATTAGCGGCTAAAAGGGTGGAAGCGTTCAATCGTTTCACTAATGTGGTTTCAGAAATTGAAAAAAAGTATGTGGATAAAGTCAGTATTTCTGAGATCATGACTAAAGCGATTGAAGGCTTGCTCTCTAATTTGGACGCGCATTCAGCGTATTTGAACGAAAAGAAGTTTAAGGAATTTCAAGCCCAAACCGAGGGCGAATTTGGGGGGCTTGGGATCACGGTGGGCATGCGCGATGGCGTTTTAACCGTTATTGCTCCCTTAGAAGGCACTCCCGCTTACAAGGCTGGGGTTAAGTCAGGCGATAACATTTTAAAAATCAATAACGAAAGCACGCTGAGCATGAGCATTGATGATGCGATCAACCTCATGCGTGGCAAGCCAAAGACCCCTATTCAGATCACCATTGTGAGAAAAAACGAGCCAAAACCCTTGGTGTTTAACATCATTAGAGACATCATTAAACTCCCCTCTGTCTATGTGAAAAAGATTAAAGAAACCCCTTATCTGTATGTGAGAGTGAGTGGTTTTGACAAGAATGTTACCAAATCGGTTTTAGAAGGCTTAAAAGCTAACCCTAAGGCTAAGGGGATCGTGTTGGATTTAAGAGGCAATCCTGGAGGGTTATTAAACCAGGCGGTGGGCTTGTCTAACCTCTTCATTAAAGAGGGGGTTTTAGTCTCTCAAAAAGGCAAAAATAAAGAAGAAAATTTAGAATACAAGGCTAATGGCAGAGCCCCTTATACCAATTTGCCTATAGCGGTGTTAGTCAATGGCGGTTCAGCGAGCGCGAGCGAGATCGTCGCAGGGGCACTGCAAGATCACAAACGGGCCGTGATTATCGGTGAAAAAACCTTTGGTAAGGGAAGCGTGCAGATGCTGCTCCCTGTCAATAAGGACGAAGCCATTAAAATCACGACCGCGCGCTACTATTTGCCGAGCGGGCGCACCATTCAAGCTAAGGGGATCACGCCTGATATTGTGATTTATCCGGGTAAAGCGCCAGAAAATGAAAATAAATTCAGCTTGAAAGAAGCGGATCTAAAACACCATTTAGAGCAAGAGCTTAAAAAGATTGATGATAAAACCCCTAATTCCAAAGAGGCGGATAAAGACAAGAAAAACGAAGAGGAAAAAGAGGTTACTCCTAAAATGATCAATGATGATATTCAGCTAAAAACCGCTATTGACAGCTTGAAAACCTGGTCTATCGTGGATGAGAAAATGGATGAAAAAGCGCCTAAGAAGAAATAA
- a CDS encoding UDP-N-acetylmuramate dehydrogenase has protein sequence MLEKTIDFSRYSSVKIGAPLKVSVLENDDEISQEHQIIGLANNLLIAPSTKNLALLGKNYDYICDKGEWVEIGGAANASKIFNYFRANDLEGLEFLGQLPGTLGALVKMNAGMKEFEIKNVLESACVNGEWLEKEALGLGYRSSTFNGVVLRARFKKTHGFRQEVLKACQSMRKSHPKLPNFGSCFKNPPNDYAGRLLEGVGLRGYCLKRVGFAKEHANFLVNLGGAEFEEALDLIELAKTRVSQEYGIYLEEEVKILR, from the coding sequence ATGCTAGAAAAAACCATTGATTTTTCTCGTTACAGCAGCGTGAAAATCGGTGCGCCTTTAAAAGTGAGCGTTTTAGAAAACGATGATGAAATTTCTCAAGAACACCAGATTATCGGTTTAGCGAACAACCTTTTAATCGCTCCTAGCACAAAAAATCTCGCTTTATTAGGCAAGAATTACGATTATATTTGCGATAAGGGTGAGTGGGTGGAGATAGGGGGAGCGGCTAATGCGTCTAAAATTTTTAATTATTTTAGGGCGAATGATTTAGAGGGTTTGGAGTTTTTAGGGCAATTGCCTGGCACTTTAGGGGCGTTAGTTAAAATGAATGCTGGCATGAAAGAATTTGAAATCAAAAATGTTTTAGAAAGCGCTTGTGTTAATGGCGAATGGCTAGAAAAAGAGGCTTTGGGGCTGGGCTATCGCAGCAGCACATTCAATGGCGTTGTCTTAAGAGCGAGGTTTAAAAAAACGCATGGTTTTAGACAAGAAGTTTTAAAAGCGTGTCAAAGCATGCGCAAAAGCCACCCTAAACTGCCTAATTTTGGGAGCTGTTTCAAAAACCCGCCTAACGATTATGCGGGCAGGCTTTTAGAGGGCGTGGGCTTAAGGGGTTATTGTCTAAAAAGAGTGGGCTTTGCCAAAGAGCATGCGAATTTTTTGGTGAATTTGGGGGGTGCAGAATTTGAAGAAGCCCTGGATTTGATAGAACTCGCCAAAACCAGAGTGTCACAAGAATACGGCATTTATTTAGAAGAAGAAGTGAAAATTTTAAGGTAG
- the fliQ gene encoding flagellar biosynthesis protein FliQ, producing the protein MESQLMKLAIETYKITLMISLPVLLAGLVVGLLVSIFQATTQINEMTLSFVPKILAVIGVLILTMPWMTNMLLDYTKTLIKLIPKIIG; encoded by the coding sequence ATGGAATCACAACTCATGAAACTCGCCATTGAGACTTATAAAATCACTTTGATGATTTCTTTACCGGTATTACTAGCGGGCTTAGTGGTAGGGCTATTAGTCAGTATTTTTCAAGCGACCACTCAAATCAATGAAATGACCTTGTCTTTTGTGCCTAAGATTTTAGCCGTGATTGGGGTGCTGATTTTAACCATGCCGTGGATGACGAACATGCTTTTAGATTACACTAAAACCTTAATCAAGCTCATTCCTAAAATCATAGGCTAG
- the fliI gene encoding flagellar protein export ATPase FliI, which produces MPLKSLKNRLNQHFDLSPRYGSVKKIMPNIVYADGFNPSVGDVVKIEKSDGTECVGMVVVAEKEQFGFTPFNFIEGARAGDKVLFLKEGLNFPVGRNLLGRVLNPLGQVIDNKGALDYERLAPVITTPIAPLKRGLIDEVFSVGVKSIDGLLTCGKGQKLGIFAGSGVGKSTLMGMITRGCLAPIKVIALIGERGREIPEFIEKNLKGDLSSCVLVVATSDDSPLMRKYGAFCAMSVAEYFKNQGLDVLFIMDSVTRFAMAQREIGLALGEPPTSKGYPPSALSLLPQLMERAGKEENKGSITAFFSVLVEGDDLSDPIADQARSILDGHIVLSRELTDYGIYPPINILNSASRVTKDIISESQNLYARKFRRLYALLKENEMLIRIGSYQMGNDKELDEAIKKKALMEQFLAQDENALQPFETSFQQLEEILR; this is translated from the coding sequence ATGCCCCTAAAATCCTTAAAAAACCGCTTGAATCAGCATTTTGATCTATCGCCTCGCTACGGGAGCGTGAAAAAAATCATGCCCAATATCGTTTATGCGGATGGTTTTAACCCGTCTGTGGGCGATGTGGTGAAGATTGAAAAAAGCGATGGCACCGAATGCGTGGGAATGGTGGTGGTGGCAGAAAAAGAGCAGTTTGGTTTCACGCCCTTTAACTTTATAGAGGGGGCTAGGGCTGGCGATAAGGTGCTGTTTTTAAAAGAGGGGTTGAATTTCCCTGTGGGCCGTAATCTTTTAGGGAGGGTGCTTAACCCTTTAGGGCAAGTCATTGACAATAAGGGGGCGCTAGATTATGAGCGATTAGCGCCTGTGATTACAACGCCTATAGCCCCTTTAAAAAGAGGCTTGATTGATGAGGTTTTTAGCGTGGGAGTGAAGAGCATTGATGGGCTTTTGACTTGCGGTAAGGGGCAAAAACTGGGCATTTTTGCTGGCTCTGGGGTGGGTAAATCCACGCTAATGGGCATGATCACTAGGGGTTGCTTAGCGCCTATTAAAGTGATCGCTTTGATTGGGGAAAGGGGCAGAGAAATCCCTGAATTTATAGAGAAAAACTTAAAAGGGGATTTAAGCTCTTGCGTGTTGGTAGTCGCTACGAGCGATGATAGCCCTTTGATGCGCAAATATGGGGCCTTTTGCGCGATGAGCGTGGCGGAGTATTTTAAAAACCAGGGGCTAGATGTGTTGTTTATCATGGATTCAGTGACTCGTTTCGCTATGGCTCAAAGAGAGATTGGTTTAGCCTTAGGCGAACCGCCCACTTCCAAAGGCTACCCCCCATCCGCGCTTTCTTTATTACCTCAATTAATGGAGAGAGCGGGCAAGGAAGAAAATAAGGGGAGCATTACGGCTTTTTTTAGCGTGCTAGTAGAAGGCGATGATTTGAGCGATCCCATAGCCGATCAGGCCAGGAGTATTTTAGACGGGCATATTGTCTTAAGCAGGGAATTAACCGATTATGGGATCTACCCGCCTATTAATATTTTAAACTCCGCATCAAGGGTGACTAAAGACATCATCAGCGAGTCTCAAAACCTTTATGCGAGAAAATTCCGCCGTTTGTATGCGTTATTGAAAGAAAATGAAATGCTCATTCGCATCGGTTCTTATCAAATGGGGAACGATAAAGAGCTTGATGAAGCGATTAAGAAAAAGGCTCTAATGGAGCAATTTTTAGCGCAAGATGAAAACGCTTTACAGCCTTTTGAAACAAGCTTTCAGCAATTAGAAGAAATCTTAAGATAA
- a CDS encoding CpaF/VirB11 family protein codes for METLQTHRVLQALISHFTPFLESGITELIINTEQELWLYKVNNTREKRGHAFFDKAFLLRFCEQLASFRGLFFDEEHPTLNCSIPFTRYRVSANHFSITTNNQITLNIRVPRLKPLSLEDFTFKASNPKGLKDLALKGHNILISGETSSGKTSLLNALLDCVNKDERVVSVEDSQELDLKAFSNCVGLLVGKQENTRFNYEDALNMAMRLNPDRLIVGEIDTRNAALFLRLGNTGHKGMLSTIHANSAQNTLEALSLNLSMRYAHSLDKDLMRAYFKSAIDVIVHVNRINNERQIAEILWTKEL; via the coding sequence TTGGAAACTTTACAAACCCATAGAGTTTTGCAAGCCCTAATTAGCCATTTTACCCCTTTTTTAGAAAGCGGGATCACCGAGCTAATCATCAATACCGAGCAGGAGCTTTGGCTTTATAAAGTTAATAACACACGAGAAAAAAGAGGGCATGCGTTTTTTGATAAGGCGTTTTTGCTGAGGTTTTGCGAGCAATTGGCCAGTTTTAGGGGGTTGTTTTTTGATGAAGAGCACCCCACTTTAAATTGCTCTATCCCTTTCACGCGCTATAGGGTGAGCGCGAATCACTTTAGCATCACTACCAATAATCAAATCACGCTCAATATCCGTGTGCCTAGGCTTAAGCCCTTAAGTTTAGAGGATTTCACTTTCAAAGCAAGCAATCCAAAAGGTTTGAAAGATTTAGCGCTTAAAGGGCATAACATTCTCATTAGCGGGGAGACTTCAAGCGGCAAAACAAGCTTATTGAACGCTCTTTTAGATTGTGTCAATAAAGATGAAAGGGTGGTGAGCGTTGAAGACAGCCAAGAATTGGATTTAAAAGCGTTTAGTAATTGCGTGGGGCTTTTAGTGGGCAAGCAAGAAAACACGCGCTTTAATTATGAAGACGCTCTCAATATGGCCATGCGCTTAAACCCAGACAGGCTCATTGTGGGCGAGATTGATACTAGGAATGCAGCGCTTTTTTTGCGTTTAGGAAACACCGGGCATAAGGGCATGCTCTCAACCATTCATGCTAATAGCGCTCAAAACACTTTAGAAGCCCTTTCGTTGAATTTAAGCATGCGTTATGCGCATTCTTTGGATAAGGATTTAATGCGAGCGTATTTTAAAAGCGCGATTGATGTGATCGTGCATGTGAACAGGATCAACAATGAGCGTCAAATCGCTGAAATCTTATGGACTAAAGAGCTTTAA